From a region of the Leptospira kmetyi serovar Malaysia str. Bejo-Iso9 genome:
- the recA gene encoding recombinase RecA, which translates to MGEGIMKKSKEEAQNVDDSKKLAIEQAMSQIEKQFGKGAIMKLGSDAAKQTVQVIPTGSLDLDIALGIGGYPIGRIVEIYGPESSGKTTLTLSAIAEAQKRGGVAAFIDAEHALDPSYAKKLGVNIDELLVSQPDNGEEALEICESLVRSNAIDLIVIDSVAALVPKAEIEGDMGDSHMGLQARLMSQALRKLTGTIAKSKTVVIFINQIRMKIGVMFGSPETTTGGNALKFYCSVRLDIRKIETLKEKEESVGNRVRVKVVKNKCAPPFKQAEFDIIFNAGISREGSLVDLGVKHDIINKAGAWYSYNTEKIGQGKEAAKEYLKNNPEIAFTIENMVRDLNSLPLLAQDNKKPRKEEKLEQAAG; encoded by the coding sequence ATGGGAGAAGGTATTATGAAGAAAAGTAAAGAAGAAGCTCAGAACGTAGACGATTCCAAGAAGTTAGCGATTGAGCAAGCGATGAGCCAAATTGAAAAACAATTTGGAAAAGGTGCGATCATGAAATTGGGATCGGACGCCGCGAAACAAACGGTGCAGGTGATTCCAACCGGTTCTTTGGATCTGGACATCGCGCTCGGAATCGGCGGTTATCCGATCGGTAGAATCGTAGAAATCTACGGACCGGAATCTTCCGGTAAAACCACCCTTACCCTTTCGGCGATTGCGGAAGCTCAGAAACGAGGCGGCGTCGCGGCGTTTATCGACGCGGAACACGCGTTAGATCCTTCCTACGCCAAAAAGCTCGGGGTGAATATCGACGAACTTTTGGTTTCTCAACCGGATAACGGAGAAGAAGCCCTTGAAATCTGCGAATCTCTGGTTCGAAGCAATGCGATCGATTTGATCGTAATCGACTCGGTAGCGGCCCTCGTTCCAAAAGCGGAAATCGAAGGGGATATGGGAGATTCTCACATGGGTTTACAAGCGAGACTCATGTCCCAAGCGCTTCGGAAATTGACCGGAACGATTGCGAAATCCAAAACCGTGGTTATCTTTATCAACCAAATCCGGATGAAAATCGGGGTCATGTTCGGTTCACCGGAAACGACCACAGGTGGAAACGCGCTAAAATTCTATTGTTCGGTTCGTTTGGACATCCGCAAAATCGAAACGCTCAAGGAAAAAGAAGAATCCGTCGGAAACCGAGTCCGTGTCAAAGTCGTGAAAAACAAATGTGCGCCGCCTTTTAAACAGGCAGAATTTGACATAATCTTCAATGCCGGCATCAGTAGAGAAGGTTCTCTGGTTGACCTCGGTGTAAAACATGATATCATTAACAAAGCCGGAGCCTGGTATTCTTATAATACGGAAAAGATCGGGCAAGGAAAAGAGGCGGCGAAAGAATACCTCAAAAACAATCCCGAGATCGCCTTCACCATCGAGAACATGGTAAGAGATCTGAACAGTCTGCCTTTGCTGGCTCAAGACAATAAAAAGCCTCGGAAAGAGGAAAAATTGGAGCAGGCCGCAGGCTAA
- the argC gene encoding N-acetyl-gamma-glutamyl-phosphate reductase, translating into MAEISILGAGGLTGKELLSLLSHQSEHEVVHITSDKLAGKTLSEVFPEIPFPKNLTFQKHEDAVPKKSLVVLAVPNEVSIESAPKFLDAGHKVIDLSGVYRLHDQEILEKSYKLKHTKFSYVDKAVFGIPEIFRDQLKGADFVSNPGCFSTSVILPVFLLNELRKNLRPRIVADSKSGVSGAGGRTEDVGFSYTGVYENFRAYKVLTHQHEPEIKEYVYAKSGLAEPEVIFTPHLLPVYRGILSTIFLELDAEPSQDPIEVLRNSSQNEPFVRILNTPEEIELKKIQHTNFLDISVRRRGNTLVVVSALDNLVKGAAGQALQNINLMTGTRETLGLLP; encoded by the coding sequence ATGGCGGAGATCAGCATCTTAGGAGCGGGCGGTTTAACCGGTAAGGAATTACTTTCACTTCTATCGCATCAATCGGAACACGAAGTCGTTCATATCACGAGCGATAAACTCGCGGGTAAAACCCTCTCCGAAGTCTTTCCGGAAATTCCGTTTCCAAAAAATCTCACCTTTCAAAAACACGAGGACGCGGTCCCTAAAAAATCCCTGGTGGTTCTTGCGGTTCCGAACGAAGTTTCCATAGAATCCGCGCCGAAGTTTTTGGACGCGGGTCACAAAGTGATCGATCTTTCCGGCGTTTACAGACTTCACGACCAAGAAATATTAGAAAAATCTTATAAACTAAAACACACGAAATTCTCGTACGTGGACAAAGCGGTTTTCGGAATTCCGGAGATATTTCGGGATCAACTCAAAGGCGCGGACTTCGTTTCCAATCCCGGTTGTTTTTCCACTTCGGTCATTCTCCCCGTGTTTTTGTTAAACGAACTCAGAAAAAATCTAAGACCTCGAATCGTAGCCGATTCGAAATCCGGTGTTTCCGGCGCCGGTGGAAGAACGGAAGACGTAGGTTTTTCTTATACGGGCGTGTATGAAAACTTTCGGGCCTATAAGGTTCTGACACATCAACACGAACCCGAAATCAAGGAATACGTCTACGCAAAGTCGGGATTGGCCGAACCGGAAGTGATCTTTACACCGCATCTTCTTCCGGTTTATAGAGGAATTCTTTCCACGATCTTTTTGGAATTGGATGCCGAACCTTCACAGGACCCGATCGAAGTTTTACGCAATTCTTCCCAAAACGAACCCTTTGTTCGGATTTTAAATACTCCGGAAGAGATCGAACTCAAAAAAATCCAACATACGAACTTCCTGGACATCAGCGTTCGAAGAAGAGGAAACACGTTAGTCGTCGTTTCCGCCTTGGACAACCTCGTAAAAGGCGCGGCGGGTCAGGCCTTACAAAACATCAATCTGATGACCGGAACCCGGGAAACTCTGGGACTTCTCCCCTAA
- a CDS encoding long-chain fatty acid--CoA ligase, whose translation MEKTSLYHLLKDVSVVYADRPMYWIREESGDFRGISYKDWYENLKNLSMFLIDLGMNKGNTAGLICDNRYEWSLCSLSLVTIGCVDVPRGCDATLEDLKYILGHSEAKVLFLENEKVLKKLLEDKSSLANVKTILLIDPPSKWKDLENARAQLSGIKFFFLEDALLEGEKSRIKKGDKPYVQRGETLIGKDLATIIYTSGTTGAPKGVMLNHRSFTWGIHQLQEFVPGSCNDRTIVFLPPWHIAERLLETTLIAWGASMACSSVPTIPADMQKVKPTVLVSVPRLWEGLYKRIHDTVRKAPPLRQQLFHFAVRMAAITTGLQDTIRDSYATTETENPNQKVLDRFVASVLLLSLYPVKILSYKILQRVRDLFGGKMRFALCGAGAMPSHIQFFFRSAGIPIIETYGMTETTGIGAIGEFPLPKNGAIGAPLPGTAIKLVGEDGRIVSLPGEKGVAWHKGPHVTVGYYKEPEKTAKALQDGWLDSGDILTWTHTGELKFAGRAKDTIVLSGGENLEPAPIEAKLTESEFINQVIVVGQDRKNLGVLIVPFFDRVQEEFSAQGKKIPKDPSEWNSSKEVSVFFKNIVKDKISTRAGFKSFEKIAHVHILPKEFEKGKEMTETMKLKRNVVFSLYDKLIQSMYENDED comes from the coding sequence ATGGAAAAGACGAGCCTTTATCATCTTCTCAAAGACGTTTCCGTAGTTTATGCGGACCGGCCCATGTATTGGATTCGGGAAGAATCCGGCGACTTTCGAGGAATCTCTTACAAGGATTGGTATGAGAATCTAAAAAATCTTTCCATGTTTCTGATCGATCTTGGAATGAACAAGGGCAACACCGCGGGACTGATCTGCGACAACCGGTACGAATGGTCTCTTTGTTCCCTTTCCCTCGTTACGATCGGATGTGTGGACGTTCCGAGAGGATGCGACGCGACCTTGGAGGATTTGAAATACATTCTCGGGCATTCGGAAGCAAAGGTTCTCTTTTTGGAAAACGAAAAGGTTCTCAAAAAATTACTCGAAGACAAATCGAGTTTAGCGAACGTAAAAACGATTCTTCTCATCGATCCTCCTTCCAAATGGAAGGATTTGGAAAACGCACGCGCGCAACTCTCCGGAATCAAATTCTTTTTTTTAGAAGACGCGCTTTTGGAAGGTGAAAAATCGAGAATCAAAAAAGGAGACAAACCGTACGTTCAAAGAGGAGAAACTTTGATCGGAAAGGATCTCGCAACCATCATCTACACTTCCGGAACGACGGGAGCTCCTAAAGGTGTGATGTTGAATCACAGAAGTTTTACTTGGGGAATTCATCAACTCCAGGAATTCGTTCCGGGTTCCTGCAACGATAGAACGATCGTGTTTCTTCCTCCTTGGCATATCGCCGAAAGACTTTTGGAAACTACGCTCATTGCTTGGGGCGCTTCGATGGCTTGTTCCTCGGTTCCCACGATTCCGGCGGACATGCAAAAAGTAAAACCCACCGTTCTCGTTTCGGTTCCGAGGCTTTGGGAAGGTTTGTACAAAAGAATTCACGATACGGTGCGAAAGGCTCCGCCTCTCCGACAACAACTCTTTCACTTTGCGGTGAGAATGGCCGCGATCACAACGGGACTTCAAGATACGATCCGAGATTCTTACGCGACAACCGAAACGGAAAATCCGAATCAAAAAGTTCTGGATCGTTTTGTCGCGAGCGTTCTTCTTCTTTCCCTTTATCCCGTAAAAATTCTTTCTTATAAAATTCTGCAAAGAGTGCGCGATCTTTTCGGAGGAAAGATGAGATTCGCGCTATGCGGCGCAGGCGCTATGCCTTCTCACATTCAATTTTTCTTTCGAAGCGCCGGAATTCCGATCATCGAAACCTACGGAATGACGGAAACCACCGGAATCGGAGCGATCGGAGAATTTCCTCTTCCGAAGAACGGAGCCATCGGAGCTCCGTTACCCGGAACCGCGATCAAACTTGTGGGCGAAGACGGAAGAATCGTTAGTCTTCCCGGTGAAAAGGGAGTCGCTTGGCACAAGGGACCGCACGTTACCGTCGGCTATTACAAAGAACCCGAAAAGACCGCCAAAGCGTTGCAAGACGGTTGGCTGGACTCCGGAGATATTCTCACTTGGACCCATACGGGAGAATTGAAGTTCGCGGGAAGAGCCAAGGACACCATCGTTCTTTCCGGCGGCGAGAATTTGGAACCCGCTCCGATCGAAGCAAAACTTACCGAATCCGAATTCATCAATCAAGTCATCGTAGTCGGTCAGGATCGAAAGAACTTAGGAGTTTTGATCGTTCCTTTTTTCGATCGGGTTCAGGAAGAATTCTCCGCACAAGGAAAGAAAATTCCGAAAGATCCGAGCGAATGGAATTCATCCAAAGAAGTAAGCGTATTCTTTAAGAATATAGTGAAGGATAAAATTTCCACAAGAGCCGGTTTTAAATCCTTCGAAAAAATCGCGCACGTCCACATTCTTCCCAAAGAATTTGAAAAGGGAAAAGAAATGACCGAAACGATGAAACTCAAACGAAACGTGGTCTTTTCCCTTTACGATAAGCTGATACAATCCATGTATGAAAACGATGAGGATTGA